A part of Anabas testudineus chromosome 7, fAnaTes1.2, whole genome shotgun sequence genomic DNA contains:
- the LOC113167176 gene encoding nicotinamide/nicotinic acid mononucleotide adenylyltransferase 1, translating to MEGPKLTDVVLLACGSFNPITNMHLRMFELARDHLQDTGRYRVVKGIMSPVGDGYKKKGLIKGSHRLEMARLATETSDWITVDSWESLQPEWVETAKVVRHHYEELPAAEQNNDDVDTVKYAKKRRIKENYFKGSSHQKSKERPQVKLLCGADVLESFAVPNLWKQEDIIEILGHGLVCITRSGCDPHKFINQSDVLWKYRNNIHVVHEWVTNDISATHVRRALRRGQSVKYLLPDPVLRYIKEHDLYNAESEQKNADVVLAPLQRFTGASSSYSAQWDQSDTSGFKLALMLAPPSSSHHLQVSTTEGRAHLRLLPQVCLTTALSQAFFRTPLVPSSLRNIFKLISGSRQFMKMPASLCGTWDIISNVNLDGYMIALGISPNLRKIALKLKQKKVIEQKGDHYIIKTTSTFRNYTISFRVGQDFEEFTKGLDNRHVKSLVTWEGNKLVCEQTGEKKNRGWAHWIEDDKLHLELYCDGEVCSQVFKKKVNE from the exons ATGGAGGGTCCAAAGCTAACCGACGTGGTCCTACTGGCCTGCGGGTCCTTCAACCCCATCACCAACATGCACCTGAGGATGTTTGAACTGGCTCGAGATCACCTGCAGGACACAG GTCGGTACAGGGTGGTGAAAGGCATAATGTCTCCAGTGGGTGATGGCTATAAGAAGAAGGGTCTAATTAAGGGCAGTCACCGGCTGGAGATGGCCAGATTGGCCACTGAAACGTCAGACTGGATCACTGTGGATTCTTGGGAAAGCTTGCAGCCAGAGTGGGTGGAGACAGCTAAAGTTGTTCG GCATCATTATGAGGAGCTgcctgcagcagagcagaacaaCGATGACGTGGACACGGTGAAGTATGCCAAAAAGAGACGTATAAAGGAGAATTATTTTAAAGGTTCATCTCATCAGAAAAGCAAAG AGAGGCCTCAGGTAAAGTTGCTGTGTGGGGCTGATGTCCTGGAGTCCTTTGCTGTGCCCAATCTGTGGAAGCAGGAGGATATCATTGAGATTCTGGGCCACGGCTTGGTGTGCATCACTCGCAGTGGCTGTGACCCACACAAGTTTATCAACCAGTCAGACGTGCTGTGGAAGTATCGCAATAACATCCATGTGGTGCACGAGTGGGTGACCAATGATATCTCAGCCACACATGTGCGGCGGGCACTTCGCCGAGGTCAGAGCGTCAAGTACCTTCTGCCAGACCCTGTGCTTCGCTACATAAAAGAGCACGACCTATACAATGCTGAGAGTGAGCAGAAAAATGCTGATGTGGTCTTGGCACCTCTTCAAAGATTTACAGGTGCCTCCTCAAGTT ATTCAGCACAGTGGGACCAGTCCGACACGTCTGGCTTCAAACTGGCACTGATGTTAGCACCTCCCTCATCTTCACATCACCTGCAGGTGTCAACGACTGAGGGAAGGGCGCACCTACGGTTATTACCCCAGGTCTGTCTCACAACAGCATTGTCTCAGGCTTTTTTCAGAACTCCTCTGGTGCCCAGCAGTTTGAGAAACATATTCAAACTTATATCAGGAAGTAGACAGTTCATGAAAATGCCAGCCAGTCTCTGTGGTACGTGGGACATCATTAGCAATGTCAACTTGGATGGCTACATGATCGCATTAG GTATCAGCCCTAACTTACGAAAAATTGCTCTGAAGCTGAAGCAGAAGAAGGTGATTGAGCAGAAGGGTGATCACTACATTATCAAAACCACCAGCACCTTCCGAAACTACACCATATCTTTCAGAGTGGGTCAGGATTTTGAGGAGTTTACCAAGGGACTGGACAACAGACATGTGAAG TCACTGGTGACATGGGAGGGGAACAAACTGGTGTGTGAACAAactggagagaagaagaaccGAGGCTGGGCTCACTGGATTGAAGATGACAAGCTGCATCTG GAGCTGTATTGTGATGGAGAGGTCTGCAGTCAAGTTTTTAAGAAGAAAGTGAACGAGTGA
- the lzic gene encoding protein LZIC, with amino-acid sequence MASRGKSETGKLRKNMEEQLDRLMQQLQDLEECRDELDEEEYEETKKETLEQLSEFNDSLKKIMTGDMTLVDELSGMQLAIQAAISQAFKTPEVIRLFAKKQPGQLRTRLAEMDRDVMVGKLSRDLYTQQKLEILTALRKLGEKLTTEDEVFLTENATATLSQFEKVTANLGSEDKIMALASSGVKTKA; translated from the exons ATGGCTTCTCGTGGTAAATCAGAAACTGGAAAACTGAGGAAAAATATGGAAGAACAACTGGACAGACTGatgcagcagcttcaggaccTGGAGGAATGCAG AGATGAACTGGACGAGGAAGAGTATGAGGAGACAAAAAAGGAAACCTTGGAACAGCTGAGTGAATTCAATGACTCTCTGAAGAAGATCATGACAGGGGACATGACACTTGTGGATGAACTCAGTGGAATGCAGCTG GCAATCCAGGCCGCCATCAGCCAGGCATTTAAAACCCCGGAGGTGATCCGACTTTTTGCTAAGAAGCAGCCGGGACAGTTGAGAACCAGACTAGCAGAG ATGGATCGAGATGTCATGGTGGGGAAACTGTCACGGGATTTGTACACGCAGCAGAAACTGGAAATTCTCACGGCTCTGAGAAAACTGGGAGAGAAG CTCACTACAGAGGATGAGGTTTTTCTAACTGAAAATGCAACAGCTACTCTGAGCCAGTTTGAAAAAGTGACTGCAAACCTAG gGTCAGAAGACAAAATTATGGCTTTGGCTAGCTCTGGTGTGAAAACCAAGGCATAG